In Cryptomeria japonica chromosome 10, Sugi_1.0, whole genome shotgun sequence, a genomic segment contains:
- the LOC131067562 gene encoding uncharacterized protein LOC131067562, with protein sequence MAALSCLPALFSSITPTRSRSSTSTSTTLLNARPLTFHRKRMMPGPCARLGGGEGGGSNEGEKKKFITKEQEPEQYWQTAAERDGVNPMSTPLPYIVIFGFLTPFIILGVAFANGWIKVPVR encoded by the exons ATGGCTGCTCTCTCGTGCCTTCCCGCGTTATTCTCTTCCATTACCCCAACCAGAAGCAGAAGCAGCACCAGCACCAGCACAACCCTGCTCAATGCTCGCCCTCTCACTTTTCACCGAAAGCGAATGATGCCAGGGCCCTGCGCACGCTTAG GAGGCGGGGAAGGTGGTGGCAGCAATGAGGGCGAAAAAAAAAAGTTCATCACCAAGGAGCAAGAGCCTGAACA GTACTGGCAAACAGCAGCAGAACGAGATGGAGTAAACCCAATGTCAACTCCACTTCCATACATAGTTATCTTTGGGTTTTTAACACCATTCATTATTTTGGGAGTGGCATTTGCTAATGGTTGGATCAAAGTGCCAGTGAGATAG